AGGCGAAGTAATTGTACACGGCGTAGGAGGCAAACTTATCAAAGCCCAAACTGCAAACCAAAGAAAAATGGTGGAGCTTATGCACAAAAACGATATGGTTTTTGCTATTGGTCCAGCCGGAACAGGTAAAACATATACTGGTGTAGCATTGGCCGTACAAGCATTAAAGAATAGAGAGGTAAAACGTATAATTTTAACAAGGCCTGCTGTAGAAGCCGGTGAGAATTTGGGTTTTCTACCAGGAGATTTAAAAGAAAAGTTAGATCCATACATGCAGCCACTTTACGATGCACTCCGTGATATGATTCCCGCTGAAAAACTAGCTCAGTATATCGAGAATGGTACCATACAAATTGCGCCTTTGGCCTTTATGCGTGGTAGAACTCTAGATAATGCTTTTGTTATTTTAGATGAAGGGCAAAATACAACACACGCCCAAATGAAAATGTTTTTAACCAGAATGGGTAAACACGCTAAGTTTCTATTAACCGGAGATCCTGGGCAAATAGATTTACCACGGCGTACTATCTCTGGACTAAAAGAAGCACTTTTAATTCTGAAAAATGTTGAAGGTGTTGGTATGATTTTTCTTGACGATAAAGATGTCGTTCGTCATAAACTCGTTAAAAAAGTAATTGAAGCTTATAAAAGTATCGAGAATATAGATTAGTAAATAGGATCTAAAATTAGCCCAATTATTTATAGAATAACAAAAGCCAGTTTTTAACTGGCTTTTGCTATTTTATCCCTTTTCCTGTAAAGTGTTGATTTGGAGTTTTTAACGAAAGCACATCCTATAATTCTATAAACATTACCTAAAATCTTGTAACTTTTTTAAGTTTAAGTTTTGGAAATTTGCATATAATTATAAACGAAATATATTATGAAAAAAATACTTTTAGTAGCAGTCTTATTCGGTTTTAACTCAGTTTTTGCACAAGAAGATGTAGAAATAACTTCAGATAACTCATGGTTAAAGGCCGGAATAATAACAGGAGTACCAGTAGGTGATGTAAACGATGCATCTTCTTATTCTTTAGGTTTAGATTTAAGAGGGCAATATTTAATTAACCCTAATATTGGAATTGGAGTAGCTTCAGGTTATAACCACTTTTTTGGAAAAGATAACGTTGACGATTTTGGTGTGATTCCCGCAGCAGGTTTCTTTCGTTATTATTTTACGCCAAATGGTTTGTTTTTAGGAACAGATGTTGGGTATGGTTTTTTAACTAATGTTGAAAATAACGATGGTGGATTATATGTTAATCCTCAAATTGGTTACCATAATAAAGATTGGAATTTCTACGCTTATTATCAAAATACGTTTGCAGAATACGATGTGGATGTGCAAAATGTAGGAGTAGGAGTTACCTATAATATTAGATTTAAATAAATCACCATACTATTTAATAATACTTAAAAGGAGAAATTTATATTTCTCCTTTTTTTATTTAGATTTGTTTGGCGATAGTAAACAAATTACATTTGCAAAACAAACAATAGTTTACTTCTAATGAACACAATTACTGATACTAATTTCAATTTTCCAGGACAAAAAAGTCTTTATAAAGGAAAAGTAAGAGCCGTATATAATATTAATGATAACGAGTTAGTGATGGTAGCTACCGATCGTTTATCTGCCTTTGATGTTGTTATGCCAAAAGGCATTCCTTATAAAGGACAAATATTAAACCAAATTGCTACAAAAATGATGGATGCCACTAAGGATATTGTCCCTAATTGGTTAACCGCAACACCGGATCCAAATGTAGCAGTAGGGCATTTATGCGAGCCTTTTAAAGTAGAAATGGTAATTCGTGGCTATATGTCTGGTCATGCAGCGCGTGAGTATAAAATAGGTAAACGCATACTTTGTGGCGTTGCCATGCCAGATGGAATGAAGGAAAATGATAAGTTTCCAAACCCCATAATTACGCCAGCAACTAAAGCCGAAATGGGAGATCATGATGAAGATATTTCTCGTGAAGATATTTTAAAGCGTGGCATTGTTTCCGAAGAAGATTATGTGGTTTTAGAAGATTATACGCGCAAATTATTTCAAAGAGGAACAGAAATAGCAGCGTCTCGTGGATTAATTTTAGTAGATACAAAATATGAATTTGGAAAAACTAAAGATGGAAAAATCGTCTTAATAGATGAAATTCATACACCAGATTCTTCACGTTATTTTTATGCCGATGGTTATCAAAAACGTCAAGAAAAAGGAGAAGCTCAAAAGCAACTTTCTAAAGAGTTTGTACGTCAGTGGTTAATAGCAAACGATTTTCAAGGTTTAGAAGGACAAACGGTACCTTTTATGAGTGATGAATATATCCAATCGGTATCCGATCGTTATATTGAACTTTATGAAAATATTACTGGCGAAACCTTTGTAAAAGCAGATGTTTCTAATATTGAAGAACGTATAGAAGCTAATGTTTTGTCTTATTTGAAGTAGAAAAAATAACAGTATTAATAAAAAAGGACCTTGTGATATAAGGTCTTTTTTTATTAAAATTTTTGTCTTCTGTTTTTTAAACAGACAACAAATCGATTAAATCTAGCGGGTG
The window above is part of the Algibacter sp. L3A6 genome. Proteins encoded here:
- a CDS encoding PhoH family protein produces the protein MNEIIIELEEITPKEFFGAQNVNIELLKKYFPKLKIVARGNQIKAFGEEEMLDEFNRRMTMLIKHFAKYNKLDENVIERVLTSQSSDDYIASNKGGEVIVHGVGGKLIKAQTANQRKMVELMHKNDMVFAIGPAGTGKTYTGVALAVQALKNREVKRIILTRPAVEAGENLGFLPGDLKEKLDPYMQPLYDALRDMIPAEKLAQYIENGTIQIAPLAFMRGRTLDNAFVILDEGQNTTHAQMKMFLTRMGKHAKFLLTGDPGQIDLPRRTISGLKEALLILKNVEGVGMIFLDDKDVVRHKLVKKVIEAYKSIENID
- a CDS encoding phosphoribosylaminoimidazolesuccinocarboxamide synthase codes for the protein MNTITDTNFNFPGQKSLYKGKVRAVYNINDNELVMVATDRLSAFDVVMPKGIPYKGQILNQIATKMMDATKDIVPNWLTATPDPNVAVGHLCEPFKVEMVIRGYMSGHAAREYKIGKRILCGVAMPDGMKENDKFPNPIITPATKAEMGDHDEDISREDILKRGIVSEEDYVVLEDYTRKLFQRGTEIAASRGLILVDTKYEFGKTKDGKIVLIDEIHTPDSSRYFYADGYQKRQEKGEAQKQLSKEFVRQWLIANDFQGLEGQTVPFMSDEYIQSVSDRYIELYENITGETFVKADVSNIEERIEANVLSYLK